Proteins encoded together in one Amphritea japonica ATCC BAA-1530 window:
- a CDS encoding trimeric intracellular cation channel family protein, giving the protein MNEYIATEQLIYLFDMAGVAVFAITGALAARGKKLDILGVVVLGIVTALGGGTIRDISLNDHPLIWVEDTAYLWTAIISSVSAFILCRYLAYPRRLMLLLDALGMALFAVLGAQKAIALGMPPVIAVMMAMITGCAGGMIRDILTGQIPLILQRNGELYATCAMLGAIVYIAFSGLVDGGLLMLVSIMVALVVRLASMYTGLELPEFVMKGHKLEPKDKVNRER; this is encoded by the coding sequence TTGAATGAGTACATTGCCACTGAACAACTAATCTATCTGTTTGATATGGCGGGAGTAGCTGTCTTTGCGATAACGGGCGCGCTGGCTGCCCGGGGGAAAAAGCTCGATATCCTGGGGGTTGTGGTGCTGGGGATAGTCACAGCACTGGGAGGCGGTACCATCCGTGATATCTCTCTGAATGATCATCCGCTTATCTGGGTTGAGGATACTGCCTATCTATGGACAGCGATTATATCGTCTGTCAGCGCTTTTATCCTGTGTCGCTATCTCGCCTACCCGCGCAGGTTGATGTTGCTTTTGGATGCTCTGGGGATGGCTTTGTTTGCGGTGTTAGGTGCGCAGAAAGCGATAGCGCTGGGAATGCCTCCGGTTATCGCAGTGATGATGGCGATGATTACCGGTTGCGCTGGAGGGATGATTCGCGACATTTTAACTGGGCAGATTCCGTTGATTTTGCAACGAAATGGTGAGCTCTATGCAACCTGTGCAATGCTGGGTGCCATCGTATACATAGCCTTTAGTGGCCTGGTTGATGGCGGGTTGCTGATGTTGGTCTCTATTATGGTTGCTCTGGTTGTACGGCTGGCATCGATGTATACCGGGCTTGAGTTGCCAGAATTTGTTATGAAAGGGCACAAGCTTGAGCCCAAAGATAAAGTTAATCGGGAGAGATAG
- the ruvC gene encoding crossover junction endodeoxyribonuclease RuvC: MLILGIDPGSRITGYGIINSVGSKNEYVASGCIRIKGDALPERLQQVYAGVTEVIEQYCPQEMAIEQVFMARNADSALKLGQARGVAIVAGVNQGLEVAEYSARRVKQAVVGKGSAEKSQVQHMVTSILKLPGVPQEDAADALAIALCHAHTRSSLIMMAGAKSSRGGRLR, from the coding sequence ATGTTGATTTTAGGTATAGATCCGGGTTCACGAATAACCGGTTACGGTATTATCAATTCAGTTGGGTCTAAAAATGAATATGTGGCCAGTGGCTGTATCCGTATTAAGGGTGATGCATTACCTGAAAGGTTGCAGCAGGTTTATGCCGGGGTGACGGAGGTTATTGAGCAGTATTGTCCTCAGGAGATGGCCATTGAACAGGTGTTTATGGCCCGCAACGCTGATTCCGCACTTAAATTGGGGCAGGCTCGTGGCGTGGCAATTGTTGCCGGAGTCAATCAAGGGTTAGAGGTAGCGGAGTATTCGGCCCGAAGAGTTAAGCAGGCGGTGGTGGGCAAAGGGTCTGCCGAGAAATCTCAGGTACAGCACATGGTGACCTCCATTTTAAAGTTGCCAGGGGTGCCGCAAGAGGATGCGGCTGATGCGTTGGCCATTGCTCTTTGCCATGCTCATACCCGCAGTAGTCTCATTATGATGGCGGGTGCTAAAAGCAGCCGCGGAGGGCGGTTGCGTTGA
- the aspS gene encoding aspartate--tRNA ligase, protein MRSHYCGDLRKEHIGEDITLTGWIHRRRDHGGVIFLDLRDREGLTQVVFDPDREESFALADSCRNEFVVEIKGTVRNRPEGTVNSEMPTGEIEVLGKEMVILNKSETPPFQLDEHQQVGEDVRLRNRFIDLRRPEMQEKLRFRSKVSNSIRNFLDDNGFLDIETPILNRATPEGARDYLVPSRVHEGHFFALPQSPQLFKQLLMVAGFDRYYQIAKCFRDEDLRADRQPEFTQIDIETSFMNEEEIMGITEKMIRKLFLELKGVELGEFPRMPYSEAMLRFGSDKPDLRFPMELVDVADLMAEIEFKVFAGPANDPKGRVAALKVPGGAKLTRKIIDEYTKFVGIYGAKGLAWIKVNELEKGAEGLQSPIVKFLGEEVAMAIMTRLGAENGDIIFFGADKEKVVSEALGALRIKVGEDLEMSEAEWAPLWVVDFPMFEETDKGGLTALHHPFTAPSCSPEALKESPLNALSRAYDMVLNGCELGGGSIRIHDQQMQSTVLEILGIDAEEADDKFGFLLDALKYGAPPHGGLAFGLDRLIMLMTGSDSIREVIAFPKTQSASCPLTEAPGEVSAAQLRELNIKLRKTP, encoded by the coding sequence ATGCGCAGTCATTATTGCGGCGATCTTAGAAAAGAACATATCGGCGAAGATATTACACTGACCGGCTGGATCCACCGTCGTCGGGATCATGGAGGGGTAATTTTCCTTGATCTTCGTGATCGTGAAGGTCTGACTCAGGTGGTGTTTGATCCTGATCGTGAAGAGAGCTTTGCACTGGCAGATAGCTGCCGTAATGAGTTTGTGGTTGAGATTAAAGGTACCGTCCGTAACCGCCCTGAAGGCACCGTTAATTCCGAGATGCCGACCGGTGAGATCGAAGTGCTGGGTAAAGAGATGGTTATTCTGAACAAATCAGAAACCCCTCCGTTTCAGTTGGATGAGCATCAGCAGGTAGGCGAAGATGTTCGTCTGCGTAACCGCTTTATCGATCTTCGTCGTCCTGAAATGCAGGAAAAGCTACGGTTTCGTTCTAAAGTCAGTAACTCTATCCGTAACTTTCTGGATGATAATGGCTTCCTGGATATTGAAACCCCGATTCTGAACCGTGCAACCCCCGAAGGCGCGCGTGACTATCTGGTACCAAGCCGGGTGCATGAAGGTCATTTCTTTGCGTTGCCACAGTCGCCACAGTTGTTTAAGCAGCTGCTGATGGTTGCGGGTTTTGATCGTTACTACCAGATTGCTAAGTGTTTCCGCGATGAAGACCTACGTGCTGATCGTCAGCCAGAATTCACGCAGATCGATATTGAAACTTCTTTCATGAATGAAGAAGAGATTATGGGCATCACTGAAAAGATGATCCGTAAGCTGTTCCTTGAATTGAAAGGTGTAGAGCTGGGAGAATTCCCACGCATGCCATATTCCGAGGCGATGTTGCGTTTTGGTTCTGATAAGCCAGATCTGCGCTTCCCAATGGAGTTGGTGGATGTTGCTGATCTGATGGCCGAGATTGAGTTTAAGGTATTTGCCGGCCCTGCAAACGACCCTAAAGGTCGTGTGGCTGCTTTGAAAGTACCGGGTGGCGCTAAGCTAACGCGTAAGATCATTGATGAATACACCAAGTTTGTTGGTATCTATGGTGCTAAGGGTCTTGCCTGGATCAAAGTGAATGAGCTTGAGAAAGGTGCAGAAGGTCTGCAGTCTCCTATCGTGAAGTTCCTTGGCGAAGAGGTAGCAATGGCTATCATGACGCGTTTGGGTGCTGAAAACGGCGATATAATTTTCTTTGGTGCTGATAAAGAAAAGGTTGTCTCTGAAGCGCTGGGGGCTCTGCGTATAAAGGTAGGTGAAGACCTTGAGATGTCAGAAGCTGAGTGGGCTCCTCTATGGGTTGTTGATTTCCCAATGTTTGAAGAGACTGATAAAGGTGGTCTGACCGCGTTGCATCATCCATTCACGGCGCCAAGCTGTAGTCCTGAAGCGCTTAAGGAAAGCCCGCTGAACGCGCTTTCCCGTGCTTACGATATGGTCTTGAACGGTTGTGAGTTGGGTGGTGGTTCTATCCGAATTCATGATCAGCAGATGCAATCAACAGTGTTGGAGATCCTGGGCATCGATGCTGAGGAAGCGGATGATAAATTTGGCTTCCTGTTGGATGCGCTTAAATACGGTGCTCCACCGCACGGTGGTCTGGCATTCGGCCTTGATCGTCTGATTATGCTAATGACAGGTTCTGATTCTATCCGTGAAGTAATAGCTTTCCCTAAAACTCAGAGTGCTTCCTGTCCGTTGACGGAAGCGCCGGGTGAAGTGAGTGCGGCCCAGTTACGTGAATTGAACATTAAGCTGCGCAAAACGCCTTAA
- a CDS encoding FmdB family zinc ribbon protein — protein sequence MPIFDFECRQCGNEFEKLVLKTTAPVPECSACQSADVVKKVSAPGFRLTGSGWYETDFKTGKKKNLANGQGESGN from the coding sequence ATGCCTATCTTTGATTTTGAATGCCGTCAATGTGGTAATGAATTTGAAAAACTGGTGCTGAAAACGACTGCGCCAGTACCGGAATGCTCTGCATGTCAGTCAGCAGACGTTGTAAAAAAAGTATCCGCTCCTGGTTTTAGACTAACCGGAAGTGGCTGGTATGAAACCGATTTTAAAACCGGAAAGAAAAAGAACCTGGCGAATGGTCAGGGTGAATCCGGAAACTGA
- a CDS encoding HIT domain-containing protein, whose amino-acid sequence MDELELEFELNARLEQDCITLGDFPLSRLLLLNDANFPWFILVPRRAEVSEVYHLSSADQAQLLHESSFLAENLHDVFDADKMNIAAIGNMVKQLHLHHIVRYESDKVWPAPVWGALPAVPYTDEQVHEIHHKLQMMMPQEVNFVASDLLG is encoded by the coding sequence ATGGATGAACTGGAATTAGAATTTGAGTTGAACGCGCGTCTGGAACAGGATTGTATTACGCTGGGCGATTTTCCGCTGTCTCGCTTATTACTTCTGAATGATGCTAATTTTCCCTGGTTTATTCTGGTTCCCCGAAGGGCTGAAGTCAGTGAGGTCTACCATCTCTCTTCGGCCGATCAGGCGCAACTATTACATGAATCATCATTTCTGGCGGAAAACCTTCACGATGTCTTTGATGCGGACAAAATGAATATAGCGGCGATAGGTAATATGGTAAAGCAGCTGCATCTCCACCACATTGTTCGTTATGAGAGCGACAAGGTCTGGCCAGCGCCTGTATGGGGTGCGCTGCCTGCTGTTCCCTACACTGATGAACAGGTTCACGAAATACATCATAAATTACAGATGATGATGCCTCAGGAGGTTAATTTCGTGGCTAGTGATCTGCTTGGCTGA
- a CDS encoding GNAT family N-acetyltransferase, whose product MPQFNFHSAIDAIGEQQWNSLCTADYPFISYEFLHCLEQSGCVTAETGWQPCHLQITEGDQTLAVMPLYLKSHSYGEYVFDWSWAEAYQRNNIAYYPKLVTAIPFTPCYGPRQIFADHLSQADRQSLIQESLAAIQQLASQYNASGWHGLFLDGALLEQKSFSELSYRLGTQYHWFNHNFSCFDDFLDTFSSRKRKNLRKERSKIIEQNIQHRFISGTELTDELLDQFYQFYQITYLKRGRQGYLNRHFFKLLRNSLADKLHICFAFDLNLSSTEPVAAAMFLQGSSTLYGRYWGAQAEYDSLHFETCYYQGIEYCIRHQLQRFDPGAQGEHKIQRGFEPIETWSAHWVTHPGFQSAIQRFTEEEEHLLRQDMEHLRQRLPFKKK is encoded by the coding sequence ATGCCGCAATTCAATTTTCACAGCGCTATCGACGCCATTGGAGAGCAACAATGGAACAGTCTCTGCACCGCTGATTATCCTTTCATCAGCTATGAATTCCTTCATTGCCTCGAACAATCCGGCTGCGTAACAGCTGAAACAGGTTGGCAACCCTGCCACCTTCAGATTACAGAGGGCGATCAAACGCTGGCGGTTATGCCTTTATACCTTAAAAGCCATTCCTACGGAGAGTATGTGTTCGACTGGAGCTGGGCTGAAGCGTATCAGCGCAATAACATCGCGTATTATCCAAAATTAGTCACGGCGATCCCCTTCACTCCCTGCTATGGACCAAGACAAATTTTTGCCGATCACCTGAGTCAGGCTGATCGACAATCACTCATTCAGGAAAGTCTCGCTGCAATTCAACAACTGGCATCGCAATACAACGCGTCAGGCTGGCACGGACTGTTTCTTGATGGTGCGTTATTGGAACAGAAATCGTTCAGCGAACTTAGCTATCGACTGGGCACTCAGTATCATTGGTTTAATCATAACTTCAGCTGTTTTGATGACTTTCTCGATACTTTCAGCTCCCGTAAACGAAAGAATCTGCGCAAAGAGCGTAGTAAAATCATTGAACAGAATATCCAACACCGATTTATCAGTGGCACGGAATTGACAGATGAGCTTTTAGATCAGTTTTATCAGTTCTATCAAATTACGTATTTAAAGCGGGGCCGCCAGGGGTATTTGAATCGGCACTTTTTCAAACTACTGCGTAATTCACTAGCCGATAAACTGCATATTTGCTTTGCCTTTGATCTTAATCTTAGTTCCACAGAGCCCGTTGCAGCAGCGATGTTTTTGCAGGGAAGCTCGACCTTATACGGTCGCTACTGGGGAGCACAGGCCGAATACGACTCTCTCCATTTCGAAACATGTTACTACCAGGGGATTGAATATTGTATCCGCCACCAATTGCAACGATTTGACCCGGGGGCACAGGGCGAACACAAAATCCAGCGAGGCTTTGAGCCCATCGAAACCTGGTCAGCGCACTGGGTTACTCACCCAGGCTTTCAGAGCGCAATACAACGCTTTACCGAGGAAGAAGAGCACCTGCTCCGGCAGGACATGGAACACCTCAGACAGCGATTACCTTTTAAGAAAAAATAG
- a CDS encoding DUF484 family protein, with translation MGSIEKENKEMRRSLHLLTSKVERNEAILRSFFEMEIRLLSCSSLDELLDLILIEFRAYFRLTAVNLILLDPESAARTLLDDYTPPEPGHSLRFVNNQRLLKSLFPTPKLRIGELSAPLKSIAFPSTPSVLSSALLPLVRHNCLIGSLHLGSNDPTRYSEHFDYDYIGHLASVISVCIENCINQQNLKRLSIIDMLTKVNNRRAFDQEIIKELSRASRHKTALSCLFIDLDFFKLVNDNFGHQIGDKVLQAVGTLLKKNLRKTDFIARYGGEEFAILLPNCDSEKAMEIGNQLRQKILHMVIHDNECKPFRISASIGVTSCTAESFAFDDLDAQAHTLLKAADEAVYQAKDKGRNRIEYRSLPDMKPELFHSLSTSLNDR, from the coding sequence ATGGGATCAATCGAAAAAGAAAACAAAGAGATGCGCAGATCGCTTCATCTGTTGACCAGTAAGGTCGAACGGAATGAGGCTATTCTTCGTTCATTCTTTGAAATGGAAATTCGATTACTCAGTTGTAGCAGTTTAGATGAACTGCTCGATCTCATTCTAATTGAGTTCCGGGCGTACTTCAGGCTAACAGCTGTTAATCTGATATTACTTGACCCGGAAAGCGCCGCCCGCACTCTATTGGATGATTACACGCCACCGGAACCCGGCCACTCACTTCGCTTCGTCAACAATCAACGCCTGCTTAAAAGCCTGTTCCCCACTCCCAAACTTAGAATTGGTGAACTCAGCGCCCCATTGAAAAGCATTGCCTTCCCAAGTACTCCATCAGTATTAAGCAGCGCTCTGCTACCACTTGTTCGCCATAACTGCCTGATCGGCAGCCTCCATCTCGGTAGTAACGATCCGACCCGCTATAGTGAACACTTTGATTATGATTATATTGGCCATCTGGCATCGGTGATTTCAGTCTGTATCGAAAACTGTATTAACCAACAGAACCTTAAACGTCTCAGCATTATCGATATGCTAACCAAAGTGAATAACCGGCGCGCCTTTGACCAGGAAATCATTAAAGAGCTTTCCCGGGCCAGTCGCCATAAAACAGCGCTGAGCTGTCTGTTTATCGATCTGGATTTTTTTAAACTGGTCAACGATAACTTTGGCCACCAGATTGGCGATAAAGTATTGCAAGCCGTCGGTACATTGCTGAAGAAAAATCTCCGTAAAACCGACTTCATCGCCCGCTATGGTGGTGAAGAATTTGCGATATTACTGCCCAATTGTGATTCTGAAAAAGCCATGGAAATTGGCAATCAACTGCGCCAGAAAATTCTTCATATGGTGATTCATGATAATGAATGCAAACCTTTCAGAATCAGCGCCTCTATCGGCGTAACCAGTTGTACAGCGGAGAGCTTTGCCTTTGATGATCTGGACGCCCAGGCTCATACACTGCTAAAAGCAGCTGATGAAGCGGTATATCAGGCGAAAGACAAGGGCAGAAATCGTATCGAATACCGCTCCCTGCCTGACATGAAGCCGGAACTATTTCACAGTTTGAGCACCAGCCTCAACGACAGGTGA
- a CDS encoding hemerythrin domain-containing protein: MTVLKELHQDHVNLNKLLAVLGYKLDKLKQGEMPNFVLLSDAVDYISNYADAYHHPLEDQMYDYFKNSGCPELNEAIVQCGDEHKLLKQCSEELIEAVDCILNDAVVPMDQFTAKLEHFLDRQVEHLNLEEGTLFPLLDDIADDEQWKVLSKQLPKMDDPLFGEQQKQRYIDLYSELLRDMQ, encoded by the coding sequence ATGACTGTATTAAAAGAGTTACATCAGGATCATGTAAACCTGAATAAGTTACTTGCAGTGTTGGGTTATAAGTTGGATAAGCTCAAGCAGGGAGAGATGCCTAACTTTGTGTTGCTGAGTGATGCCGTCGATTATATCAGTAACTACGCAGATGCGTACCATCATCCCCTTGAGGATCAGATGTATGATTACTTCAAAAATTCAGGTTGTCCGGAGCTGAATGAAGCGATTGTTCAATGTGGCGATGAACATAAACTGTTGAAGCAGTGTAGTGAAGAGCTTATTGAAGCGGTTGACTGCATCCTGAATGATGCGGTTGTACCGATGGATCAATTTACAGCGAAACTGGAACATTTTCTTGATCGTCAGGTAGAACATCTTAATTTGGAAGAGGGAACGCTGTTTCCGCTTCTGGATGACATCGCTGATGATGAGCAATGGAAGGTGCTATCCAAGCAGTTACCAAAAATGGATGATCCTCTATTTGGCGAGCAACAGAAGCAGCGTTATATCGATCTTTATTCTGAGTTATTACGGGATATGCAATAA
- a CDS encoding HAD family hydrolase: MIKHIRDAKFWVFDLDGTLTLPVHDFEYIRSELGLPSGCDILATIEAQPAPEQLLLNHQLDRLEYFYADKVVPAEGLSELLGTLVQAGCHLGILTRNKREVALHCLEVMGVDHLFHRDAVLGRDEALAKPDPEGIHILLALWQANPTEAVMVGDFRYDLEVGRAAGLATIHVDSRQERGWPELTDLKVSSLVKLDQLLHF; the protein is encoded by the coding sequence ATGATTAAACATATTCGGGACGCGAAGTTCTGGGTTTTCGATCTGGATGGTACTCTGACCCTGCCGGTTCATGATTTTGAGTATATTCGTTCAGAGCTGGGATTGCCTTCAGGTTGCGATATTCTGGCGACCATTGAAGCGCAGCCAGCTCCTGAACAGTTACTCCTGAATCATCAGCTTGACCGGTTGGAATACTTCTACGCGGATAAAGTTGTACCGGCAGAAGGGCTTAGCGAGCTGTTGGGCACGTTGGTGCAAGCTGGATGTCACTTAGGAATTTTGACCCGAAATAAGCGGGAAGTTGCGCTACACTGCCTTGAGGTAATGGGTGTTGATCATCTTTTTCATCGTGATGCGGTATTAGGGCGTGACGAAGCGTTGGCAAAACCAGATCCGGAAGGTATCCATATATTGCTGGCTCTGTGGCAGGCCAACCCGACTGAGGCTGTTATGGTGGGTGATTTTCGTTACGATCTTGAAGTGGGGCGGGCTGCAGGACTGGCGACGATCCATGTGGATTCGCGTCAGGAAAGAGGCTGGCCAGAATTAACCGACCTTAAAGTAAGTTCACTGGTTAAGTTAGACCAACTGCTACATTTCTGA
- a CDS encoding helix-turn-helix domain-containing protein yields MSVQREYRGISQRAKSLLAKPEGIDVDFKREINGIKSRDLVSFANSLYGGAILVGVDEYTSKDGLQRGRVVGCDVDDSSRLSLINKATDCYPIVDIELIVENISRKPFFRIEISPGAKRPYCTQRGEYAMRADARSRALYPEELLAMFMDREGELFVSRFREAVAQLEHRLGVMDHAFGSGMVQLVSHLDELDGQVRRTLNRVDQMTDSAKKRSRNMLQALKDSQDSIAGLESLLLAQNGHPAGRIEMLRDIRSRLDLLTENLTPEHVDQDLSDPKVDDRND; encoded by the coding sequence ATGTCCGTACAACGAGAGTACAGAGGTATCAGTCAGCGGGCTAAAAGTCTGCTGGCTAAACCGGAAGGTATTGATGTTGATTTCAAGCGTGAGATTAACGGTATCAAAAGCCGCGACCTGGTTTCCTTTGCTAATTCGTTGTACGGCGGAGCTATTCTGGTCGGGGTTGACGAATATACCAGTAAAGATGGTTTGCAGCGTGGTCGTGTGGTCGGCTGTGATGTCGATGATAGTTCCCGCCTCAGCCTGATTAATAAAGCAACCGACTGTTACCCCATTGTTGATATCGAACTGATTGTTGAAAATATCAGCCGTAAACCTTTTTTTCGTATTGAAATTTCCCCTGGTGCTAAACGACCCTATTGTACTCAGAGAGGGGAGTACGCAATGCGTGCGGATGCTCGCTCACGGGCGCTCTATCCTGAAGAATTGTTGGCGATGTTTATGGACCGCGAAGGTGAGCTTTTTGTTAGCCGTTTTCGTGAGGCGGTGGCCCAGCTTGAGCACCGCCTGGGGGTAATGGATCATGCCTTTGGCTCAGGTATGGTGCAGCTCGTGTCGCACCTGGATGAGCTTGATGGTCAGGTGCGCAGGACGTTGAACCGGGTCGATCAGATGACGGACAGCGCTAAGAAACGCTCTCGAAATATGCTTCAGGCGTTAAAAGATTCGCAGGATAGTATTGCGGGTCTTGAGTCTTTGTTACTGGCGCAGAATGGACACCCTGCAGGAAGGATAGAGATGCTGCGTGATATCCGTAGCCGCCTTGATCTTTTGACAGAGAACCTAACGCCAGAGCATGTTGATCAAGATTTATCAGATCCTAAAGTAGATGACAGGAATGATTAA
- the pepN gene encoding aminopeptidase N encodes MNQPATEQPSVIYLKDYEAPAFLVEQTDLRFELEEEQTLVRSQVRYSRNPGCVSRQRPLVLDGHESLELQRLSIDGEVLSAQDYRREGEQLVIPDLPDSFTLECVTRIEPQNNTALEGLYKSDGMFCTQCEAEGFRRITFYQDRPDVMGLFETTIVADKQRYPVLLSNGNLVDGGDEEGGKHWVRWQDPFPKPAYLFALVGGDLEYVEDRYTTCSGRQIALKIFAEAKDLDKLEYAMTSLKQSMQWDEQVYGREYDLDIFMIVAVDFFNMGAMENKGLNIFNTSCVLAHPKTTVDTGFQRVEGVVAHEYFHNWSGNRVTCRDWFQLSLKEGFTVFRDAEFSADMNSRTVKRIEDVTLLRTAQFAEDAGPMAHPVRPASFIEISNFYTLTVYEKGCEVVRMLRTLLGAETFRKGSDLYFDRHDGQAVTTDDFVQAMADASGRDMSRFKLWYSQSGTPQLSISGEYDAEHQRYTLHMHQSCPASADMATKQPFLIPVAVGLLDPQGGEIPLNDGATTEVLELIAAEQSFVFENIPVEPIPSLLRDFSAPVKLQFPYSSEQLVFLMQHDSDGFNRWDAAQQLAVGIMSGLIGDYQQGRELRLEPALIRAYEQVLSNQGLDKAMVAKVLTLPTEAYLSELAEEIDVDAIYSVRRFVRETIAAALAPVFLQVYHDNNLVEEYSPDAASVARRSLKNLALAYLMATGKEDYLMLAQQQFDEADNMTDSQAALTLIVHSEHRQAASVVLESFYQRWQNESLVVNQWLGVQASDPTAGALMRVQALLEHPAYDSTNPNKIRALIAVFCAQNILNFHNSDGSGYRFLADQIIVLNTQNPQIASRLLTPLTRWRKYPAERSALMKAELERISVSGNLSRDVFEVLSKSLAG; translated from the coding sequence ATGAATCAGCCAGCCACAGAGCAGCCCAGTGTTATCTATTTAAAGGATTATGAAGCCCCCGCTTTTTTGGTAGAGCAAACCGATCTGCGCTTTGAGTTAGAAGAGGAGCAAACGCTGGTTCGTTCACAGGTTCGTTATAGTCGCAATCCTGGCTGTGTAAGCCGGCAGCGGCCGTTGGTGCTTGATGGCCACGAAAGTCTCGAGCTGCAACGGTTGAGCATTGATGGTGAAGTGCTGAGTGCTCAGGACTATCGTCGCGAAGGTGAGCAGCTTGTTATCCCTGATTTGCCGGATAGCTTTACGCTGGAGTGTGTCACTCGTATCGAACCACAGAATAATACCGCTCTCGAAGGGTTGTATAAATCTGATGGAATGTTTTGCACTCAGTGCGAAGCGGAAGGCTTCAGACGAATCACTTTTTATCAGGACCGGCCCGATGTGATGGGGCTGTTTGAAACCACAATTGTAGCCGATAAACAGCGTTATCCAGTGCTTCTATCCAACGGAAACCTGGTTGATGGGGGAGATGAAGAGGGTGGAAAGCATTGGGTTCGCTGGCAAGATCCCTTTCCCAAGCCTGCATACTTGTTTGCACTGGTGGGGGGGGATCTTGAGTATGTGGAAGATCGTTACACGACCTGCAGCGGAAGGCAGATAGCGCTTAAAATATTTGCTGAAGCAAAAGATCTGGATAAGCTGGAATACGCCATGACCTCACTAAAGCAGTCGATGCAGTGGGATGAGCAGGTGTATGGTCGCGAGTATGATCTGGATATCTTTATGATTGTTGCCGTCGATTTTTTCAATATGGGGGCGATGGAAAATAAAGGCCTGAATATTTTTAATACCTCTTGTGTGCTGGCTCATCCGAAAACAACAGTAGATACCGGATTTCAACGGGTCGAGGGTGTTGTTGCCCATGAGTATTTTCATAACTGGTCGGGTAACCGGGTTACCTGTCGAGACTGGTTTCAGCTAAGTCTGAAAGAGGGTTTTACGGTCTTCCGTGATGCAGAGTTTTCTGCAGATATGAACTCCCGTACGGTCAAGCGTATAGAGGATGTCACTCTTTTACGTACCGCGCAGTTTGCTGAAGATGCAGGCCCTATGGCGCACCCGGTACGTCCTGCGTCATTTATTGAAATTTCAAACTTTTATACGCTGACTGTTTATGAGAAAGGATGTGAAGTGGTGCGGATGCTACGCACGCTGTTAGGGGCAGAGACTTTCCGTAAAGGGTCTGATCTCTATTTTGATCGCCATGATGGTCAGGCGGTCACAACTGATGATTTTGTTCAGGCAATGGCAGATGCCAGCGGTCGTGATATGAGCCGTTTTAAGCTTTGGTATAGTCAGTCGGGTACGCCGCAGCTTTCTATCTCCGGTGAATATGACGCCGAACATCAGCGCTACACTTTACATATGCACCAGAGTTGCCCTGCCTCTGCCGATATGGCAACGAAACAACCTTTTTTGATACCGGTGGCTGTTGGGTTGCTTGACCCTCAGGGTGGTGAGATTCCGCTAAATGATGGGGCTACGACAGAAGTGCTTGAGTTGATAGCGGCTGAACAGAGTTTTGTGTTTGAAAATATACCGGTAGAGCCGATTCCGTCACTACTGAGAGACTTTTCTGCACCAGTGAAATTGCAGTTCCCTTATAGCAGCGAGCAGTTAGTGTTTTTGATGCAACATGACAGTGATGGGTTTAATCGCTGGGATGCAGCGCAGCAGTTAGCTGTTGGTATTATGTCTGGTTTGATTGGCGATTATCAGCAGGGCCGGGAATTGAGGCTTGAGCCAGCTTTGATTCGAGCATATGAGCAGGTTTTGAGTAATCAGGGTCTGGATAAGGCGATGGTAGCTAAGGTGCTGACACTGCCAACAGAGGCTTATCTGAGTGAGTTAGCCGAGGAGATAGATGTTGATGCTATCTACAGTGTTCGTCGTTTTGTCAGAGAGACGATTGCTGCAGCCCTCGCACCTGTTTTTCTACAGGTATATCACGATAATAACCTGGTTGAAGAGTATAGTCCGGACGCCGCTTCGGTTGCTCGTAGAAGCTTGAAAAACCTGGCGCTGGCTTATCTGATGGCGACCGGGAAAGAAGACTATTTAATGTTGGCGCAGCAGCAGTTTGACGAAGCAGATAATATGACAGACAGTCAGGCAGCGCTCACTTTGATTGTTCATTCAGAGCATCGTCAGGCCGCTTCTGTTGTGCTGGAAAGCTTTTATCAACGCTGGCAGAATGAATCGTTGGTGGTTAATCAGTGGCTTGGGGTGCAGGCGAGCGACCCTACAGCAGGAGCGTTGATGCGGGTGCAGGCGTTATTAGAGCATCCGGCATATGATTCAACCAATCCGAATAAGATTCGCGCATTAATTGCTGTTTTTTGCGCACAGAATATACTGAATTTCCATAATTCTGATGGCAGTGGCTATCGTTTTCTTGCTGATCAGATTATTGTATTAAATACGCAAAACCCTCAGATTGCGTCACGCTTACTTACGCCACTGACTCGCTGGAGAAAATATCCTGCTGAGCGCAGTGCTTTAATGAAAGCGGAGCTGGAGAGAATTAGTGTCAGCGGCAATCTGTCCCGTGATGTTTTTGAAGTATTGAGTAAAAGTCTGGCAGGCTGA